In Symmachiella dynata, the following are encoded in one genomic region:
- a CDS encoding CinA family nicotinamide mononucleotide deamidase-related protein has protein sequence MHAEIISIGSELTTGAKLDTNSQWLSRELAGIGIPVHYHTTVADDLAANVDVLATAVSRADVVLITGGLGPTQDDLTREALAEMLAVPLELDEPSLEFIRGLFASRNREMPERNSVQAMFPRGTQPIPNHRGTAPGIWAEIPRDQGRPDCKLAAMPGVPSEMYKMFQQQVVPKLQNEDGPAQFIRSARINCFGPGESQAEQWLAGLTARGRDPEIGITVSKATITLRITAHGASREECECKIQESKTLIYERMGQSVFGEEDQELQHVVIDLLAQRSQTLATAESGTGGLLAHHLTEIDALGQAYLGGIVAPTDSAKTDLLAVPADVLAAHGAISGEVAEAMAVGCRTRLSADYALAVTECPASAEEIAPETVPCAYIALASDSEAISRRITLGGDPGITRARVAKAALNLLRLFMTGGLSTD, from the coding sequence ATGCATGCTGAAATTATCTCCATCGGTTCAGAACTGACCACCGGCGCTAAGCTGGATACCAACAGCCAGTGGCTGAGTCGAGAACTCGCCGGTATTGGCATTCCAGTGCACTATCACACGACAGTCGCCGATGACTTGGCTGCCAACGTCGACGTACTGGCGACCGCGGTTAGCCGCGCGGATGTGGTGCTGATCACCGGTGGCTTGGGGCCCACGCAAGATGATCTGACCCGTGAGGCACTTGCCGAAATGTTGGCCGTGCCGCTCGAATTGGATGAGCCGTCGTTGGAGTTCATTCGGGGACTATTCGCTAGCCGAAATCGTGAGATGCCCGAACGCAACTCGGTGCAGGCAATGTTTCCCCGCGGAACGCAGCCGATTCCGAATCACCGCGGCACAGCGCCGGGGATCTGGGCGGAAATCCCCCGCGACCAGGGTCGCCCCGATTGCAAACTCGCCGCGATGCCGGGTGTTCCCAGCGAAATGTACAAAATGTTCCAGCAGCAGGTCGTGCCGAAATTGCAGAACGAAGACGGGCCGGCGCAATTTATCCGATCCGCACGCATCAATTGTTTCGGTCCCGGCGAATCGCAAGCCGAGCAATGGCTCGCCGGGCTGACCGCTCGTGGACGCGATCCAGAAATTGGCATCACTGTCTCCAAGGCCACCATTACCCTGAGAATCACAGCGCACGGCGCAAGCAGGGAAGAGTGCGAATGTAAAATTCAGGAATCCAAAACACTGATTTATGAACGCATGGGCCAATCGGTGTTCGGTGAAGAAGATCAAGAACTGCAACACGTGGTCATTGATCTGCTCGCTCAGCGAAGCCAGACGTTGGCAACGGCTGAGTCGGGCACGGGTGGCCTGTTGGCGCATCATCTCACGGAAATCGATGCGCTCGGCCAGGCCTATTTGGGAGGCATCGTTGCACCGACAGACTCAGCAAAAACCGATTTGTTGGCCGTGCCCGCCGACGTCCTCGCAGCACACGGCGCAATTAGTGGCGAGGTGGCCGAAGCGATGGCGGTCGGGTGTCGAACGCGATTGAGCGCGGATTATGCGCTGGCTGTCACCGAATGCCCCGCCAGCGCGGAGGAGATCGCACCCGAAACGGTTCCTTGTGCGTATATTGCTTTGGCCAGCGACTCTGAAGCGATTTCGCGGCGGATCACTCTTGGGGGGGATCCGGGAATCACAAGGGCCCGTGTGGCCAAGGCTGCGCTCAATCTGCTGCGTCTCTTCATGACGGGCGGACTGTCCACTGATTAG
- a CDS encoding glycosyltransferase family 4 protein, protein MPPSPPHIMLFAGPFQLRGTCSYTMRLIEHLPKNGFTVSVNCTDADLIRRQMPGDVRLREYRRLTTPIWGRAVRHMMYKDVESKPPDLLHIQSRQMWQDGRWLARRLQRPYVVTVHDHLYDKETFGVDFKWCRKIIAVSESVKANLLERTSFAENQIAVIHTGVGMPDVSLTRPPLQPGHVPVVGTAGPLEAVKGFPFFLSAAQQVLASGRDVEFLIAGAGPEEANLRRLTRELGITQKVTFVPNFSELNESLSAMDIFCLPSLQQGLGTIMLEPMAMAKPVIATGVGGVYSVVEDGRTGLMVPPSNSQALAEKILDLLNHPDRARAIGEAARARVLAEFSIEKMIDQTAGLYREILDAEKLATPVAVKTTK, encoded by the coding sequence ATGCCACCATCTCCACCGCACATCATGCTCTTTGCTGGACCGTTCCAATTGCGGGGAACCTGTTCGTATACGATGCGGCTGATTGAGCATCTGCCTAAAAACGGCTTTACAGTCTCGGTGAATTGCACCGACGCCGACCTGATTCGCCGCCAGATGCCGGGCGATGTCCGCCTGCGGGAATATCGTCGTCTGACGACTCCAATTTGGGGACGCGCGGTGCGGCATATGATGTATAAGGATGTCGAGTCGAAGCCGCCCGACTTGTTGCATATCCAATCGCGGCAGATGTGGCAGGATGGCCGCTGGCTGGCGCGGCGGTTGCAACGTCCATACGTCGTCACGGTGCACGACCACTTGTATGACAAAGAAACGTTCGGTGTCGATTTCAAGTGGTGCCGTAAGATTATTGCCGTCAGTGAATCGGTCAAAGCCAATCTGTTGGAACGCACCTCCTTTGCCGAGAACCAAATTGCCGTCATCCATACAGGTGTCGGCATGCCGGACGTTAGTCTGACGCGTCCGCCGCTGCAACCGGGGCACGTTCCGGTCGTTGGCACGGCGGGTCCCTTGGAAGCAGTTAAAGGCTTTCCATTTTTCCTGAGCGCCGCGCAGCAAGTTCTGGCGAGCGGACGCGATGTGGAATTTCTGATTGCGGGTGCCGGTCCGGAAGAGGCCAACCTGCGGCGATTGACGCGCGAATTGGGCATCACCCAAAAAGTGACCTTCGTTCCCAACTTTTCAGAACTCAATGAGTCGTTGTCCGCCATGGATATATTTTGCCTGCCTTCGCTGCAACAAGGATTGGGCACGATCATGCTTGAGCCGATGGCGATGGCCAAGCCGGTGATTGCGACCGGCGTGGGGGGAGTCTATAGTGTGGTCGAGGATGGTCGGACCGGCTTGATGGTTCCGCCGTCGAACAGTCAGGCGTTGGCCGAAAAAATCCTGGATCTGTTGAATCATCCCGATCGCGCTCGCGCGATTGGCGAAGCCGCGCGGGCGCGTGTGCTTGCCGAATTCAGCATTGAAAAGATGATTGATCAAACCGCGGGCTTGTACCGTGAGATTTTGGATGCCGAAAAACTCGCCACGCCTGTCGCCGTCAAGACCACCAAATAA